The Saccharopolyspora gloriosae genome window below encodes:
- a CDS encoding hydroxymethylglutaryl-CoA lyase encodes MQAGVPGRIEVVEVGPRDGLQNEATLLPAATKVELIERAIAAGVRRVEAVSFAHPRRVPQMADAEQVMAAVPRREDVSYIGLVLNGRGFDRALAAGVDEVNVVVVATDTFSERNQGMSTEQGLALWSELAARAHREGVRPTVTIAASFGCPFEGTVSAAHVAELARRIADAGPAEIALADTIGAGVPTQVVDLLARTREAAPAVPLRCHFHNTRNTGYANAVAAFQEGAATLDASVGGIGGCPFAPNATGNIATEDLEYLLTGMGVRTGLDGPALAETGTWIGEQLGKEVPALLGKAGTFPG; translated from the coding sequence ATGCAGGCAGGTGTTCCGGGGCGGATCGAGGTCGTCGAGGTGGGGCCGCGCGACGGGCTGCAGAACGAGGCGACGTTGCTGCCCGCCGCGACGAAGGTCGAGCTGATCGAGCGCGCCATCGCCGCCGGGGTGCGGCGCGTCGAAGCGGTGTCCTTCGCGCATCCGCGCCGGGTGCCGCAGATGGCCGACGCGGAGCAGGTCATGGCGGCCGTGCCGCGCCGCGAGGACGTGAGCTACATCGGCCTGGTGCTCAACGGCCGCGGTTTCGACCGGGCGCTGGCGGCGGGCGTGGACGAGGTGAACGTGGTCGTCGTCGCCACCGACACCTTCAGCGAGCGCAACCAGGGCATGAGCACCGAGCAGGGCCTCGCGCTGTGGTCGGAGCTCGCGGCTCGGGCGCACCGGGAGGGGGTCCGGCCGACGGTGACGATCGCGGCGTCCTTCGGCTGTCCTTTCGAGGGAACGGTGTCCGCCGCGCACGTCGCCGAGCTGGCGCGCCGCATCGCCGACGCCGGGCCCGCCGAGATCGCGCTCGCCGACACCATCGGCGCCGGAGTCCCCACCCAGGTGGTGGACCTGCTGGCGCGCACTCGCGAGGCCGCACCCGCCGTCCCGCTGCGCTGCCACTTCCACAACACCCGCAACACCGGCTACGCCAACGCCGTCGCCGCGTTCCAGGAGGGCGCCGCGACGCTGGACGCGAGCGTCGGCGGCATCGGCGGCTGCCCGTTCGCACCGAACGCCACCGGCAACATCGCGACCGAGGACCTGGAATACCTGCTCACCGGAATGGGCGTGCGCACCGGCTTGGACGGGCCCGCGTTGGCCGAGACGGGCACGTGGATCGGCGAGCAGCTGGGCAAGGAAGTGCCCGCCCTGCTCGGCAAGGCGGGCACGTTCCCCGGCTGA
- a CDS encoding acyl-CoA dehydrogenase family protein, translating to MTDAAELRSAVREFLAAHDPGGDRLEFLRARFDAGLAWVNYPVGLGGRDAPRELQTVVDAEFAAAGAPDNAPSRNGIGLGMAAPTILRFGTDEQRARYLRPLWTGEEIWCQLFSEPGAGSDLAALATRAVRDGDDWIVEGQKVWTSFAHKAKWAILVARSDPDAPKHKGLSYFVCDMTDPNVEVRPLRQITGEAEFNEVFLNGVRIPDSQRLGEIGQGWQVAMGTLMNERVAIGGGNTGRESGMIGVVARKWRDDPEVRTPGAHDRLLRLWVEAEATRLTGQRLRQQLAVGTPGPEGSAVKLAFSRLNQEISGFELELLGEQGLSYGDWTQRRPETVDFTGRDPGYRYLRAKGNSIEGGTSEVLRNVIAERVLGLPPEIRTDKDVPWKELPR from the coding sequence ATGACCGATGCAGCCGAATTGCGTTCGGCGGTGCGGGAATTCCTCGCCGCGCACGATCCCGGGGGTGACCGGCTGGAGTTCCTGCGGGCCCGGTTCGACGCCGGGCTCGCCTGGGTGAACTACCCGGTCGGGCTCGGCGGCCGGGACGCGCCGCGCGAGTTGCAGACCGTCGTCGACGCGGAGTTCGCCGCCGCCGGAGCACCGGACAACGCCCCGTCGCGCAACGGGATCGGGCTCGGCATGGCCGCGCCGACGATCCTGCGCTTCGGCACCGACGAACAGCGCGCCCGCTACCTACGCCCGCTGTGGACGGGCGAGGAGATCTGGTGCCAGCTGTTCAGCGAACCCGGCGCGGGTTCCGACCTGGCGGCGCTCGCGACCCGCGCGGTGCGCGACGGCGACGACTGGATCGTCGAAGGCCAGAAGGTGTGGACCTCGTTCGCGCACAAGGCGAAGTGGGCGATCCTGGTGGCCCGCAGCGACCCGGACGCGCCGAAGCACAAGGGCCTGTCGTACTTCGTGTGCGACATGACCGATCCGAACGTGGAAGTGCGCCCGCTGCGCCAGATCACCGGTGAAGCCGAGTTCAACGAGGTGTTCCTCAACGGGGTGCGCATCCCCGATTCCCAGCGGCTCGGCGAGATCGGCCAGGGCTGGCAGGTCGCGATGGGCACCCTGATGAACGAGCGCGTCGCCATCGGCGGCGGCAACACCGGGCGCGAGTCCGGCATGATCGGCGTGGTCGCCCGGAAATGGCGCGACGACCCCGAGGTCCGGACCCCCGGTGCGCACGACCGGCTGCTGCGGCTGTGGGTCGAGGCGGAGGCGACCCGCCTCACCGGCCAGCGGCTGCGCCAGCAGCTCGCCGTCGGCACCCCCGGACCGGAAGGGTCCGCGGTGAAGCTGGCGTTCTCCCGGCTCAACCAGGAGATCTCCGGCTTCGAACTGGAACTGCTCGGCGAGCAGGGCCTCTCCTACGGGGACTGGACGCAGCGCCGGCCCGAGACCGTCGACTTCACCGGCCGCGACCCCGGTTACCGCTACCTGCGGGCGAAGGGCAACTCCATCGAGGGCGGTACCTCCGAGGTGCTGCGCAACGTGATCGCCGAGCGGGTGCTGGGGCTGCCGCCGGAAATCCGCACGGACAAGGACGTGCCGTGGAAGGAGCTGCCGCGATGA
- a CDS encoding DinB family protein yields MDFRGEVLDQLDFYWGQWRPRLDGLSDAEYFWEPVDGCWSVRETERGWEFDFAFPAPDPAPFTTIAWRLCHIADHVFAMRASNHFGDGSYRIDHHHYPGSADEALAHLDRNHELWRDGIGNMPADRWSQPVGAAEGPYADRSYLTLVLHLNRELFHHGGEIGLLRDLYRFSPATA; encoded by the coding sequence ATGGACTTTCGGGGTGAGGTGCTGGATCAGCTCGACTTCTACTGGGGACAGTGGCGGCCGCGGCTGGACGGGCTCAGCGACGCGGAGTACTTCTGGGAACCCGTCGACGGGTGCTGGTCGGTGCGGGAGACCGAACGTGGCTGGGAGTTCGACTTCGCGTTCCCCGCTCCCGACCCGGCGCCGTTCACGACGATCGCCTGGCGGTTGTGCCACATCGCCGACCACGTCTTCGCGATGCGGGCCTCGAACCACTTCGGCGACGGCTCCTACCGGATCGACCACCACCACTACCCGGGCAGCGCCGACGAAGCGCTCGCGCACCTGGACCGGAACCACGAGCTGTGGCGCGACGGCATCGGGAACATGCCCGCGGACCGCTGGTCGCAGCCCGTCGGAGCAGCCGAAGGCCCTTATGCCGACCGGTCGTACCTGACGCTCGTGCTGCACCTGAACCGGGAGCTGTTCCACCACGGCGGTGAGATCGGCCTGCTGCGCGACCTGTACCGGTTCTCCCCGGCCACGGCGTGA
- a CDS encoding HAD family hydrolase, whose amino-acid sequence MVSSDPSIKAVIFDYGGVLTTQGRVAINAWTRAERIDPETFSAALKEWLSRKAPAGTPIHRLETGEISGAEFDRLLAARLRTVDGEPVEPDGLMARMFAHMRPDDAMHRLVADLRDAGLRTALLSNSWGNNYPWETLDGLFELSVISSEVGLRKPDPRIYELTLDRLGLRPQEAVFVDDGAPNIEAAEKLGLRGVLHTDAAKTRAELSGLLPRLGPDIAEETE is encoded by the coding sequence ATGGTGTCCAGCGACCCCTCGATCAAAGCGGTGATCTTCGACTACGGCGGGGTGCTCACCACGCAGGGCCGGGTCGCGATCAACGCGTGGACCCGCGCCGAGCGCATCGACCCGGAGACGTTCTCCGCCGCGCTGAAGGAATGGCTGTCCCGCAAGGCCCCGGCGGGCACGCCGATCCACCGCCTGGAGACGGGCGAGATCTCCGGCGCCGAGTTCGACCGGCTGCTCGCGGCACGGCTGCGCACCGTCGACGGCGAACCGGTCGAGCCGGACGGCCTGATGGCGCGGATGTTCGCCCACATGCGGCCGGACGACGCGATGCACCGGCTGGTCGCCGACCTGCGCGACGCGGGGCTGCGCACGGCGCTGCTGTCGAACAGCTGGGGCAACAACTACCCGTGGGAGACCTTGGACGGGCTGTTCGAGCTGTCCGTCATCTCCAGCGAGGTGGGCTTGCGCAAACCGGACCCGCGGATCTACGAGCTCACCCTGGACCGGCTCGGCCTGCGCCCGCAGGAGGCCGTGTTCGTCGACGACGGCGCGCCGAACATCGAGGCCGCCGAGAAGCTGGGCCTGCGCGGTGTGCTGCACACCGACGCCGCCAAGACCCGCGCCGAACTCAGCGGACTGCTGCCACGGCTGGGACCCGACATCGCGGAGGAGACCGAATGA
- a CDS encoding TIGR03619 family F420-dependent LLM class oxidoreductase: MRLGLGLPQFGTFAHPDHVRTVAAEAEAMGFDGLWAGERVHAPYELLTPYPGGDGTMPAQMRAGLDPLLTLSIAATATTLPRLGTSTLSAPLHSPIQLARGLTGLDLLSSGRLIAGLGLSWSRDEYNAAGVPWTERGARLDETLDVLNAAWGPDPIEHRGRFWTISAGDFQPKPQGKIPVYLGGGSDAALRRIARRADGWLAIALPLDALGRMLRALREHPRDPGLPPVRTVLRVNPELGPPGSRPVQGPVEQIVDYLHAAAELGVEEAFIDLQFTCTTVPELLDNAARFHSTFTT, from the coding sequence ATGCGCTTGGGGCTGGGACTTCCGCAGTTCGGGACGTTCGCCCACCCGGACCACGTGCGGACCGTCGCCGCGGAGGCCGAAGCCATGGGCTTCGACGGCCTCTGGGCCGGTGAACGGGTGCACGCCCCGTACGAGCTGCTGACGCCCTACCCCGGTGGGGACGGGACGATGCCCGCGCAGATGCGGGCCGGGCTCGACCCGCTGCTGACGTTGAGCATCGCGGCCACCGCCACCACGCTGCCCCGGTTGGGCACCAGCACGCTCAGCGCTCCGCTGCACTCGCCGATCCAGCTGGCGCGCGGCCTCACCGGACTCGACCTGCTCAGCTCCGGGCGGCTCATCGCCGGGCTGGGGCTGAGCTGGTCGCGCGACGAGTACAACGCCGCCGGGGTGCCGTGGACGGAACGCGGCGCGCGGCTCGACGAGACCCTCGACGTGCTCAACGCGGCCTGGGGCCCGGATCCGATCGAGCACCGCGGCCGGTTCTGGACGATCAGCGCGGGCGATTTCCAGCCGAAGCCGCAGGGCAAGATCCCCGTCTACCTCGGCGGCGGCTCGGACGCGGCGCTGCGCCGCATCGCGCGCCGCGCCGACGGCTGGCTCGCGATCGCACTGCCGCTGGACGCCCTCGGCCGCATGCTCCGCGCGCTGCGCGAACACCCCCGCGACCCCGGGCTGCCCCCGGTCAGGACGGTCCTGCGCGTGAACCCCGAACTCGGCCCGCCAGGTTCCCGCCCCGTGCAGGGCCCCGTGGAACAGATCGTCGACTACCTCCACGCCGCAGCCGAACTGGGCGTCGAAGAGGCGTTCATCGACCTCCAGTTCACCTGCACCACGGTCCCCGAACTCCTCGACAACGCAGCCCGCTTCCACAGCACCTTCACGACCTGA
- the fabG gene encoding 3-oxoacyl-ACP reductase FabG has translation MPQKTAIVTGAARGIGAATAKRLAQDGFAVAVIDLDEQACSETVSAIESAGGKALAVGADVSDSDQVTAAVERVAAELGDPVALVNNAGVLRDNMLFKMSDSDWDTVMSVHLRGAFLMSRATQKYMVEAKWGRIVNLSSTSALGNRGQANYSTAKAGLQGLTKTLAIELGKFGVTANAIAPGFIATDMTKATAERVGASFEDFSKAAVSTIPVARAGEPDDIANAASFFLDERSGFVSGQVLYVAGGPRD, from the coding sequence ATGCCGCAGAAGACCGCGATCGTCACCGGTGCCGCCCGTGGGATCGGCGCGGCCACCGCGAAACGGCTCGCCCAGGACGGGTTCGCCGTGGCGGTGATCGACCTCGACGAGCAGGCCTGTTCCGAGACGGTGTCGGCGATCGAGTCCGCGGGCGGCAAGGCGCTGGCCGTGGGGGCCGATGTCAGCGACTCCGACCAGGTCACCGCCGCCGTCGAGCGGGTCGCCGCCGAACTCGGCGACCCCGTGGCGCTGGTGAACAACGCGGGCGTGCTGCGGGACAACATGCTGTTCAAGATGTCCGACTCCGACTGGGACACCGTGATGTCGGTGCACCTGCGCGGGGCGTTCCTGATGAGCCGGGCCACCCAGAAGTACATGGTCGAGGCCAAGTGGGGCCGCATCGTGAACCTCTCCAGCACCTCGGCGCTCGGCAACCGCGGCCAGGCCAACTACTCCACGGCGAAAGCCGGGCTGCAGGGCCTGACGAAGACGCTGGCGATCGAGCTCGGCAAGTTCGGCGTCACCGCCAACGCCATCGCGCCCGGCTTCATCGCCACCGACATGACGAAGGCGACCGCCGAGCGCGTCGGCGCCTCCTTCGAGGACTTCTCGAAGGCCGCCGTCTCCACCATCCCGGTGGCCCGCGCCGGCGAACCCGACGACATCGCCAACGCCGCCTCGTTCTTCCTCGACGAGCGCTCCGGCTTCGTCTCCGGCCAGGTCCTCTACGTCGCAGGCGGCCCCCGGGACTGA
- a CDS encoding MaoC family dehydratase translates to MRVFTSPTEVQEALGAELGTSDWLTITQEQVDGFADATLDHQWIHVDAERAAQGPFGGTIAHGFLTLSLLSALNAQTYRFENVKMGINYGLNKVRFPNPVRVGARVRSHTRLAEITEIDGGLQLTVESTVEIEGADKPACVAQGLTRVLF, encoded by the coding sequence ATGCGAGTCTTCACCAGCCCGACCGAAGTCCAGGAAGCGCTCGGAGCAGAGCTCGGGACCAGCGACTGGCTGACGATCACCCAGGAGCAGGTCGACGGGTTCGCCGACGCCACGCTGGACCACCAGTGGATCCACGTGGACGCCGAACGCGCCGCGCAGGGCCCGTTCGGCGGGACCATCGCGCACGGCTTCCTCACGCTGAGCCTGCTCTCGGCGCTCAACGCGCAGACCTACCGGTTCGAGAACGTCAAGATGGGCATCAACTACGGGCTGAACAAGGTGCGGTTCCCGAACCCGGTGCGGGTCGGGGCGCGGGTCCGCTCGCACACGCGGCTCGCCGAGATCACCGAGATCGACGGCGGCCTCCAGCTCACCGTCGAGTCCACTGTGGAGATCGAAGGTGCCGACAAACCCGCCTGCGTAGCCCAGGGACTCACCCGCGTGCTCTTCTGA
- a CDS encoding HNH endonuclease family protein, whose protein sequence is MSTGQQKKQRTPMWITVVAALIIGGGWLVFESGLLDRVLATDSAPSTASAGEASEQLAGLKVEPEGSMDGYSRDSFEHWIPAPDAGKNCNTREAVLRRDGENVQVNNSCESTSGSWVSTYSGETVADDSDVDIDHMVPLANAWRSGADEWTDERREQFANDMDIPQLVAADKRSNRSKGDKDPSKWRPVESAWCEYSTDWVTVKHTYGLSITTAEKSALQEMLATCG, encoded by the coding sequence ATGTCGACTGGACAGCAGAAGAAGCAACGCACGCCGATGTGGATCACCGTCGTGGCCGCCCTGATCATCGGGGGCGGCTGGTTGGTGTTCGAATCCGGCCTGCTGGACCGGGTGCTCGCCACCGACTCCGCTCCCAGCACCGCGTCGGCGGGCGAGGCGTCCGAGCAGCTCGCGGGCCTCAAGGTCGAACCCGAGGGCTCGATGGACGGCTACTCGCGCGACAGCTTCGAGCACTGGATCCCCGCGCCGGACGCCGGGAAGAACTGCAACACCCGCGAAGCGGTGCTGCGCCGCGACGGGGAGAACGTGCAGGTGAACAACTCCTGCGAGTCGACATCGGGCAGCTGGGTCAGCACCTACAGCGGCGAGACCGTCGCCGACGACTCCGACGTCGACATCGACCACATGGTGCCGCTGGCCAACGCGTGGCGCAGCGGCGCCGACGAGTGGACCGACGAACGCCGCGAGCAGTTCGCCAACGACATGGACATCCCGCAGCTCGTCGCCGCCGACAAGCGCTCCAACCGGTCGAAGGGCGACAAGGACCCGTCGAAGTGGCGGCCCGTCGAGTCCGCGTGGTGCGAGTACTCCACGGACTGGGTCACCGTGAAGCACACCTACGGCCTGTCCATCACCACCGCCGAGAAGTCGGCGTTGCAGGAAATGCTCGCCACCTGCGGCTGA
- a CDS encoding phosphotransferase family protein yields MSDDLPGLDLTRLREHLDAELPGLISGPLTGQLVQGGRSNLTYIVGDGARQWVVRRPPLGHVLATAHDMGREHRVMSALAGTSVPVPRTHLMCQDDGVLGAPFYVMEYVPGTVYRSPELTASLTVEQRRDLSLRLIDVLADLHTLDPEQVGLGDFGRPDGFLERQVRRWSKQLAASRSRELADIDRLAELLGARVPTTRRSGIVHGDYRLDNVLVGESLEISAVLDWEMATLGDPLTDVGLLAVYWEGLDGIENNPIAKGIGPEYEFPPVRELWQRYAERSGIDLSDVEWYRAFGFFKLAVISEGIHYRYAHGQTVGDGFEHIGALVPHLVSQGLSALDEEA; encoded by the coding sequence ATGAGCGACGACCTGCCCGGACTCGACCTCACCCGGTTGCGCGAGCACCTGGACGCCGAACTGCCCGGACTCATCTCCGGTCCGCTGACGGGGCAGCTCGTGCAGGGCGGGCGGTCGAACCTCACCTACATCGTCGGTGACGGCGCGCGGCAGTGGGTGGTGCGCCGGCCCCCGCTGGGCCACGTGCTGGCCACCGCGCACGACATGGGCCGCGAGCACCGGGTGATGTCGGCGCTGGCGGGCACCTCGGTGCCGGTGCCGCGCACGCACCTGATGTGCCAGGACGACGGTGTGCTGGGCGCCCCGTTCTACGTGATGGAGTACGTGCCGGGCACCGTGTACCGCTCCCCCGAGCTCACCGCGAGCCTCACCGTCGAGCAGCGCCGGGACCTGTCGCTGCGGCTGATCGACGTGCTCGCCGACCTGCACACGCTCGACCCGGAGCAGGTCGGGCTGGGTGACTTCGGCCGCCCGGACGGGTTCCTGGAACGGCAGGTGCGCCGCTGGAGCAAGCAGCTCGCCGCGTCCCGCAGCCGCGAGCTCGCCGACATCGACCGGCTCGCCGAACTGCTCGGTGCCCGAGTGCCGACGACGCGGCGCAGCGGCATCGTGCACGGCGACTACCGGCTGGACAACGTGCTGGTCGGCGAATCGCTGGAGATCAGCGCGGTGCTGGACTGGGAGATGGCCACCCTCGGCGATCCGCTCACCGACGTCGGGTTGCTGGCGGTGTACTGGGAAGGGCTCGACGGCATCGAGAACAACCCCATCGCCAAGGGCATCGGACCGGAGTACGAGTTCCCGCCGGTGCGCGAGCTGTGGCAGCGCTACGCCGAGCGCAGCGGCATCGACCTGTCCGATGTGGAGTGGTACCGGGCGTTCGGCTTCTTCAAGCTCGCGGTCATCAGCGAAGGCATCCACTACCGCTACGCCCACGGCCAGACCGTCGGCGACGGCTTCGAGCACATCGGGGCGCTGGTCCCGCACCTGGTCTCCCAGGGCCTGTCCGCACTCGACGAGGAGGCATGA
- a CDS encoding FCD domain-containing protein: MSQAATRAYSDLRQEILTGARPAGTRLREEELAETFGLSRTPVREALRRLESDGLVRLVPHRGAEVVRFEDEDVDELFDLRCLLESHAARRAAERGDTDVAALRELCERMEHLLHDLDDSGYEQITRLNMEFHRAVHRAGGRRLLPDLLSRVIDVPLVRRTFHQYTAAQLDRSFAQHRELVDAIAAGDGDWAHAVMQSHLRAARASLGRTPPGTSDADSPAPRTPGERQGQ, translated from the coding sequence GTGTCACAGGCCGCGACGCGGGCTTACTCGGATCTGCGCCAGGAGATCCTCACCGGTGCGCGCCCCGCGGGCACCCGGCTGCGGGAAGAGGAGCTCGCCGAGACCTTCGGACTCAGCCGCACGCCCGTGCGGGAAGCGCTGCGCCGCTTGGAGTCCGACGGGCTGGTGCGCCTCGTCCCGCACCGCGGCGCCGAAGTGGTGCGGTTCGAGGACGAGGACGTGGACGAGCTGTTCGACCTGCGCTGCCTGCTCGAATCGCACGCCGCCCGCCGCGCCGCCGAGCGCGGCGACACCGACGTCGCCGCGCTGCGCGAGCTCTGCGAGCGGATGGAGCACCTGCTGCACGACCTCGACGACTCCGGCTACGAGCAGATCACCCGGCTGAACATGGAGTTCCACCGCGCCGTGCACCGCGCGGGCGGGCGCCGCCTGCTGCCGGACCTGCTCTCCCGAGTCATCGACGTACCGCTGGTGCGCCGGACCTTCCACCAGTACACGGCCGCCCAGCTGGACCGCAGCTTCGCCCAGCACCGCGAGCTCGTCGACGCCATCGCGGCGGGCGACGGGGACTGGGCGCACGCGGTGATGCAGTCGCACCTGCGCGCGGCCCGCGCCTCGCTGGGCCGCACCCCGCCCGGCACCTCCGACGCGGACTCCCCCGCACCCCGCACCCCCGGCGAAAGGCAGGGCCAGTGA
- a CDS encoding acyl-CoA dehydrogenase family protein → MEFGYDARTEEFRGRLAEFMDEHIYPAEPVLHEQLDAAADPWAHAPIIEELKAKAKDAGLWNLFLPGEHGAGLTNLQYAPLAEIMGRSPHLAPEVFNCSAPDTGNMEVLTEFGTAQQREQWLDPLLAGEIRSAFCMTEPEVASSDATNIGTRIERDGDSYVINGRKWWSSGAMSPRCKILIVMGKSDPDAQRHRQQSQILVPVDTPGVRIKRGMHVFGYHDGDHGGHAEIVFDNVRVPAENIISGEGEGFAIAQARLGPGRIHHCMRAIGMAERALELMCRRTLRRTAFGGPIADQGVVQQWIADARISIETNRLLTLKTAWLMDTVGNKGAHTEIQSIKVSVPEMVTRIVDRAIQAHGAAGVSQDTPLASLYAHARTLHIVDGPDEVHRRSLARRELKQYR, encoded by the coding sequence ATGGAGTTCGGCTACGACGCCCGCACCGAGGAGTTCCGCGGCAGGCTCGCGGAATTCATGGACGAGCACATCTACCCGGCGGAACCGGTGCTGCACGAGCAGCTCGACGCCGCCGCGGACCCGTGGGCGCACGCGCCGATCATCGAAGAGCTCAAGGCGAAGGCCAAGGACGCGGGCCTGTGGAACCTGTTCCTGCCCGGTGAGCACGGCGCGGGGCTGACGAACCTCCAGTACGCGCCGCTCGCGGAGATCATGGGACGCAGCCCGCACCTCGCGCCGGAGGTGTTCAACTGCTCCGCGCCGGACACCGGCAACATGGAGGTGCTGACCGAGTTCGGCACCGCGCAGCAGCGGGAGCAGTGGCTGGATCCGCTGCTGGCCGGGGAGATCCGGTCCGCGTTCTGCATGACCGAACCCGAGGTCGCGTCCTCCGACGCCACCAACATCGGCACCCGCATCGAGCGCGACGGCGACTCCTACGTCATCAACGGCCGCAAGTGGTGGTCGTCCGGGGCGATGAGCCCGCGCTGCAAGATCCTCATCGTGATGGGCAAGTCCGACCCGGACGCGCAGCGGCACCGCCAGCAGAGCCAGATCCTGGTTCCCGTCGACACGCCCGGTGTCCGGATCAAGCGCGGCATGCACGTGTTCGGCTACCACGACGGCGACCACGGCGGGCACGCCGAGATCGTGTTCGACAACGTGCGGGTCCCGGCCGAGAACATCATCTCCGGGGAAGGCGAAGGCTTCGCCATCGCGCAGGCCCGGCTCGGCCCGGGGCGCATCCACCACTGCATGCGCGCCATCGGCATGGCCGAACGCGCCTTGGAACTCATGTGCCGCCGCACCCTGCGGCGCACCGCCTTCGGCGGCCCCATCGCCGACCAGGGCGTGGTGCAGCAATGGATCGCCGACGCGCGCATCAGCATCGAGACGAACCGGCTGCTCACGTTGAAGACGGCGTGGCTGATGGACACCGTCGGCAACAAGGGCGCGCACACGGAGATCCAGTCGATCAAGGTGTCGGTGCCGGAGATGGTGACCCGCATCGTGGACCGCGCCATCCAGGCGCACGGCGCGGCCGGCGTCAGCCAGGACACGCCGCTGGCCTCGCTGTACGCGCACGCCCGCACCCTGCACATCGTGGACGGACCCGACGAAGTGCACCGCAGATCACTAGCCCGCCGCGAACTCAAGCAGTACCGCTGA
- a CDS encoding acyl-CoA dehydrogenase family protein: protein MSTDLLYTEVEEDLRAAVRRVLRDRCEVSSVLARCESDEPYDLALWRTLAGELGVAALAVPEELGGGGAGVRELAVVAEELGRSVAPVPFLGTVLATAALTAAGAAEPIAEIGAGTLVTTLAVGLATRPSARIEPAVRVDGATLTGTATAVVDLEVADRVLVPATGPDGTGLYLVDTAVTGVSRTPVTPLDLTRRFGTLELTGAQARLVAADAEPVLRRALLTAAGVLAAEQVGLAQHSLDSTVEYVRTRYQFGRQIGSFQAVKHRLADLWSGVSTARATSRNAADSLSDADAEAELAVALAQAYCSDLAVLAVEESLQLHGGIGMTWEHPIHLYLGRAKSAQLTFGTAEHHRARIAELVDLPSA from the coding sequence ATGAGCACCGACCTGCTCTACACCGAAGTCGAGGAGGACTTGCGCGCCGCGGTGCGCCGCGTGCTGCGGGACCGCTGCGAGGTGAGCTCCGTGCTCGCCCGCTGCGAATCCGACGAGCCCTACGACCTGGCGCTGTGGCGGACGCTGGCCGGCGAACTGGGCGTGGCCGCGCTCGCGGTGCCCGAAGAACTCGGAGGCGGCGGGGCCGGAGTCCGCGAACTCGCCGTGGTCGCCGAAGAGCTCGGGCGGTCCGTGGCGCCCGTCCCGTTCCTCGGCACCGTGCTCGCCACCGCCGCGCTGACCGCGGCCGGCGCGGCCGAGCCGATCGCCGAGATCGGCGCCGGAACGCTGGTGACGACCCTCGCCGTCGGGCTCGCCACCCGGCCGTCCGCGCGGATCGAACCCGCCGTGCGGGTCGACGGCGCGACGCTGACCGGTACCGCGACCGCCGTCGTGGACCTGGAGGTCGCCGACCGGGTGCTGGTGCCCGCGACCGGACCGGACGGCACCGGGCTGTACCTGGTGGACACCGCCGTCACCGGGGTCTCCCGGACTCCGGTGACGCCGCTGGACCTCACGCGGCGGTTCGGCACGCTGGAACTGACCGGAGCGCAGGCCCGGCTGGTCGCGGCCGACGCGGAACCGGTGCTGCGGCGGGCGTTGCTCACCGCGGCCGGAGTGCTGGCCGCCGAACAGGTCGGCCTCGCCCAGCACAGCCTCGATTCCACTGTGGAATACGTGCGGACCCGCTACCAGTTCGGCCGCCAGATCGGCTCGTTCCAAGCGGTCAAGCACCGCCTGGCGGACCTGTGGTCCGGGGTGAGCACCGCCCGAGCCACCTCCCGCAACGCCGCCGACTCCCTGAGCGACGCCGACGCGGAGGCGGAGCTCGCCGTCGCCCTCGCCCAGGCCTACTGCTCCGACCTGGCGGTGCTGGCCGTGGAGGAATCCCTCCAGCTGCACGGCGGCATCGGCATGACGTGGGAACACCCCATCCACCTCTACCTGGGCCGGGCCAAGAGCGCCCAGCTCACCTTCGGCACCGCCGAACACCACCGCGCCCGCATCGCCGAGCTCGTCGACCTGCCGTCGGCCTGA